The DNA window aaaataccgaattaaccgatattttatatatggtacctatgattataattataactatataaataaataactgcataaattaaatgttaaattaaatcattatatttcatttagaacaaccggcagagccacgctattgcctaaatgaaatatattgatttaataagttagttgcggtaaagtaaaagttagttgcaataaagtaaatgttagttgcggaaaagtaaaagttagttgcaagaaagtaaatgttagatgcgaaaaataaaagttagttgcgaaaaagtaaatgttagattgttagatgttagtattaagtcataatatttcatttagaataaccggcagagccacgctatcgcctaaatgaaatattatgatattattatataaatatacatatatatatctatatatatataataataagtgatgaaatatttattgtatcaaaattaaacaacaaatcaagataaccactttaatggtatcaagcatttgatgtaaattgataacaacaaataattcatttttatacctacaataaaaataagttagctaaatgaaaagagataaagaaataatatacaaaatataaacaatcttacttcaccaagaatgcatcctcttcaccttgacataatagatttagcttgccatgaacttacttttgatcaacactaaaatatcactcatagttgagaaaatgaaagaaaatatatttaaacttagaactttgatacacactcacactatattttacaatgagatagaatgattttcaagctagcacaaggcctctatttataggccaaatgagagaaagagtcaaaaattctattaatgccatgtagttgtaatagtattctttgtctcctcaactccaattccatgtcccttctttcaatgccttgttccacgacttttctcaccactttgactctgattaaggccacaaacatgtggggaattttgtgtagatgagtttggccacttgattcacctcatttggataaatattgaaatagttatgaattttttactaaatgatggtcatagtaaaagtaaatgtgtcctccttttgatctttgcacaatttgatcatcttaatgagctttttaggcaatcatgtcttctgcaaagttgtaaataacttctcaaggattccaaccatgtttgagtcacctccatttgaattttctagcttgagttatcattattttaccaacacgtaaaacacctgaaaataaaacaaatttagtaagacatttaaatataaacaaacaatactaaaataacataatttataattttaatgaaacttaaaattttaaaatacaggttttaacatataataaattattaattttaagtttcatcacaCCCCCACACTATCTTATTACTAGTCCCTTAGTAATAAAATTTATCGGAAAGTCACAACCTAGATTCTTTATTCcttttatatattcaaatacaaacatattcattaaaaacaaaatcatataccgatttatatatatatatattcgtttaatataataatatataattagatgtgtttttattcttattttcacataatatataaagtaacaatatatatataatttttaaatttctaaaaaaatttataataatatagtCAAAAAGATAATTCACACCACCCACCATAACATGTATAATATCAAGAATATTATTGTAAAAGCCTCAACTCCATATAATCTTTCAGGTCAAAATGTTTACGGAATAGCTAGTTTtcactcatggagttggaatgaaTATTAACTCTCATCGAAAAAGGCCAAGTATTAAAGCAGAcaattaattaaactaatattgaaaacaaaataggaaaatttacaaagaataaaatccccttttttttcttttttcttttttctttttttcttttttttgttattgtttttttttttttaaataacgtGACTGCAAAATTTTACAATAACATAAAATTTTCTATCCAAACATTCtaccataaatatatatatatgtatatatataaacatttatatAACGGATACATCCGATTTCCTTTGGAACTTATCTAGCACAAAcaaatcttcttcttcttttttttttttttttttttgagaacaTTGATTGATGTTTTTAGAACACATTgatagtacatcaatcaaatctaaaaaaaaatttacactgAATAAAGTATTTTGCAGTCCGTTATTTAtttacttcttttttttttcaataaatatttttttttagggGATTTATATTCTTGTAATAAACCATTTTTtaataatcaataaaagtttattaattgttttctcatttctcaccactcactcacaaaagaTGTGTGAGTATATATTATACTTTTACAAAAGAATTCTTTCAATTATACATGTTAACAACCATACAAACCATATCTTTTAACTATATTCTcataaaaattttagaaattattttatttgaaaacacacacaattatatacatatatgtaaataaataaacacatctattatatattttatattaattgatcaaaatatatatgtatataaattgGTACATATGAAAACTAATTTTTCTTGTATTCTGTAATTTGAatataatgaatattaaaatctaGTGTATTGCGATTTTCCGATAATTATTAACTAATGTGTCTCAGGTGCATTTTACTGACACCTTACTCGACATTGAActaaaaagtattattattattactacatattttaattttttatataataaaaaaaactaagaagagaagaagaagaagaagaagaagaagaaattattcatACCTTAAAAAAAGAACATTAAAAACATACCGTTGAATCGCAAGTTTAGCAtcacatgaattttcttttcttactcttggatgttggccaattaagttgagataagaaTGGATCTGGTTCATGACTAAATCCTTGCAGTAAATCAATAAGTTCACCTTCACTTGTAGCAGAAACTAACATCCTTCGCGAAGCTAATGAAATAAATCCCTGTTCCACAACATCATCAAGAAACGATAACAGTTTATCATAATAATTGTTAACATTTAACAAACCAATTGGCTTAttgtggatatttaattgtgcccAACAAACAGTatgaaatatttcttccaaaGTACCGAAACCTCCTGGCAGAGCAATGAAAGCATCTGaatgttcaatcatttgagtaatTCGTTCATACATGTTGTCCACTTGCATTTCTTCTCCTATTGTTGGTCCTGTAAGATTGGCTAAAGTAATCGGAATAATGCCTAAGACTTCACTTCCACCTGCATGCGCAGCTTTTGCAACTTTTCCCATGAGGCCAACTTCACCACCACCATATACCAAATGAATCTTTCTTTTAGCAAGTGTTATTCCAAGCTTTTCTGCTACATCTTCATAAATTGAATCTTTTCCTGCACTAgatccacaaaatacacaaatatttttgattTTACTTACCGTGGACGTTGACATGTTGAGAAATAtgttttctgtaattgttagatCACAgcatatgaatttataaatgTAACATGCCAAAAGTCAATATTTGAAcaggaaattattattattaaaagaaaataaaaatgacaaaattaaaacaaatatatacaGCGTagttgtgattgtggctcacatcttcctctgattttacgttcagtaacggcttcaacgccttctatgagtcgaggatatgcttcccatccaattttcttataaattggcaaacagggtcttttaacgtcagattcccaagacgaAATTGTGTATATTTTTACTTATCTAAATAGATATGCGTTACTACAGTAGGATCTTTGTAAGGCTGATTCCACCGTCCATATTGATATTCCTCCTGTTGAAATTGCCACCATAGTTTAAGAAGTTCATTTTGCACGTACCCACTAGAATGCGTATCAAGAACCTCTAGAAAATTATCCAAAGGCTCTTTACTCAGAACATTcttaatgaataaaattttatcttctctattCATTGATGTCATTCCAACATTTTTGCAATTTCCTTTACAAGTCCACCTTGCACATTTATGACATCCACCTATACGTTTAGCTCTTCGCTTTTTGGCATATGTGCTTTTACCAAATCCTGGCATATGTCTTATTATTAATTCACTTGCTTCCCCAACCAATCGGACTTTTGCTTCAATTATCAAACGGATATCATCCGGTATGCCATATAACATCATCAACCTTAGCCGCTCACATCtagctttataaatttttttcaacgCATTATCAGGTAAACAAGCAAAATATTTACGAAGATTCATAATACACACatccatattattattattatatatatttcaattattttgggaaaactgaaGAAACCGACTTAaacagtcacggagtaccgttatccgccacttAACCGGGAAATGAACTAGAATCTgcaaaacaaaatgaaaatatcaaaCAGCTATTGTGGATCATATAAAGGCATAAACTCATCATTAAGAATTTCATTTTCTATAAAAGGCTTAAGTCTTTGCCCATGAACTTTAAACACGTCattatttttaggattttcaatgtcAACAGCACCATGAGGATAAACAAATTTGACTAtaaatggtcctgaccacctcGATCTTAGTTTACCTGGAAATAAATGCaaacgagaattataaagcaaaactttttgtccaatttcaaatgactttctcataatatttttatcatgaaaggctttagttttatctttataaatctttgaattttcatatgcatcatttcttaattcttcaagttcatttatttgcaattttcttaatttagaTGCATCATCTAAATTAGtattaaatgctttaattgcccaataagctttatgttctagTTCAACCGGTAAATGACAATGCTTACCAAAAACTAACCTATATGGTGACATCCCTAATGATGTTTTAAATGCAGTTCTATATGCCCATAATGCATCAGTTAATCTTAAAGACCAATCTTTTCGATTTGGATTAActgttttttctaaaatttgttttatttctctATTTGCTAGTTCAACTTGACCATTactttgaggatgatatggGGTAGAAACTTTATGTGTAATGCCATATTTTCTTAACAAAgaagaaaatgatttatttataaaatgactTCCCCCATCACTAATTATTGCTCTAGGTATTCCAAATcgactaaaaatattttattttaaaaattttataacaaCTTTATGATCATTAGTTCTACATGCAATCGCTTCAATCCattttgaaacataatcaacagcgACTAAAATGTACTTATATCCAAAAGATAATGGaaatggacccataaaatctatcccccaactatcaaatatttcaataattatgattggatttaaaggcatcatgtttcgttTTGAAATTGATCCCATCTTCTGACAATTTTCACAAGATTTGCAAAATAAATGCGTATCTTTGAATAAAgacggccaataaaatccacattgTAAGATTTTTGTAGCTGTTTTATTGGATGAAAAATGACCTCCACATGCTtcagaatgacaaaatttaataacattacttatttcattgtcgggtatgcatcgTCGAAAAATTTGGTTAGGACAATACTTAAATAAGtaaggatcatcccaataaaattttttaacttcTATCAAGAATTTATTCTTATCCTGTGAATTCCAATGAGAAGGCATTTTATTTGTCAAAAGAAAATTTACAATATTAGCAAACCATGGCATAATAGTAGCATAAAACAACTGATCATctggaaaattttcatttattggtaTTTCATTATGAGATGATTCAGTCATTATTctagataaatgatcggctacaacattttcttttccttttttatctttaattataatatcaaattcttgtaacaataaaatccaccgtatTAATCTTGGCTTAGCAtcttgtttatttgataaatattttatggcaGAATGATCGGTGTAAACAATAGTAGTAGAACCAATTAAATAAGATCGAaacttatctaatgcaaatactactgaaagtaattctttttcagtagttgaataatttatttgggCACTATTTAAGGTTCTACTAGCATAATAGATTGCATAaggttttccttcttttctttgTCCTAACACAGCTCCTATAgcataatcacttgcatcacacattaattcaaatggtaaagaccaatctggAGGTTGTAAAATAGGTGatgtaattaaaagattaattatttttttaaaagaattttcACATTTTTGCGTCCATTCGAATTGTGTATCTtttgttaaaatatttgaaattggtTTAGATATTATgctgaaattttttataaaccttCTATAAAATCCTGCATGACCCAAGAATGATCGAACTTTTTTGACTGTTTTTGGTGATGTTAAATTAGAAATAACATCAACtttggctttatcaacttcaattcctttTTCAGATATCACATGTCCTAAGACAATCCCAGATTTAACCatataatgacatttttcccaatttaaaacaagatttttttcttcacatctttttaatactttttctagatttttaagacaattttcaaatgagtttccaaaaacagttatatcatccataaaaacttctacatattcttcaatcatatcactgaaaatacttaacatgcatctttgaaaagtagccggagcattgcataaaccaaatggcattcttttaaatgcaaaagttccgaaaggacaagtaaaagtagttttttcttgatcttctaatGATTATAGGTATTTGAtaataccccgaatacccatcaagaaaacagtaataAGAATTTCCTGCtactttttctaaaatttgatctaaaaatggtagtgggaaatgatcttttctagttgcatcatttaattttctataatcaatacacatacgCCAACTAGATGGAATCCTAGTTTGTAATAACtctcctttttcattttttataacaGTGATGCCTGACCTTTTAGGTACTACTTGTATTGGACTTACCCATTTACTATCTGAGATTGGATAGATAATTCCAGCGTCTAATAGTTTTAATACTTCATTCTTAACAACTTCTTTCATATGTGGATTTAACCTTCTTTGCGGTTGTTGAtacgttttagcattttcttccaaGTGAATTTTATGTGTACAAATTAAAGGATTCATACCTTTTATATCTTTCAAAGTCcatccaattgcatttttatattttttaagtaattgAATTAAATCTTCTTCTTGATTTGGTAGAAGAGTGGAAGAAATTACAACAGGAAATGTTTTATTTTGACCAAGAAATACATATTTCAATTCTAATGGTAAAGCTTTTAATTCAAGTTTTATATTATCatcttctttaaaattattttcagacTCCAAACTTTCTACTGAAAAAACTTCACATTGTTGATTTAAGTTTTCTTCTTGTATATTTTCTTCCACAATTGTTTGAATTTCATTatcatcttcattttcattttcattaatACTTGGTTGTTTACATAAATTAAACACATTAAGTTCTAGAGTCATATTTCCAAAAGACAatttcattattccatttcgaCAATTAATTAAAGCATTTGAAGTTGCTAGAAATGGTCGTCCCAATATTACTGGAATTTCATTATGTACTTCTATTGGTTGTGTATCCAAAACAATAAAAtctactggatatatgaatttatCAACTTGAACCAACACATCTTCTACAATACCTCTAGGTATTTTGATTGACCTATCCGCCAGTAAAAGAGTAACAGAAGTGGGTTTTAATTCCCCTAAATTAAGTTTTTCATAAACTGAAtaaggaagtaaattcacacttgctCCCAAATCCAACAaagcttttttaattttattttctccaataatacatgaaattgttggacaaccaggatctttatattttaaactagAATTGTTTTGAAGAATAGAACTTACTTGTTCAGCCAAGAatgctttcttcttcacatgcaattttctcttcacagtacataagtcttttaaaaattttgcataGGAAGGTACTTGTTTAATAGCATCTAATAATGGAATATTTatctttacttgtttaaaaacttCATAGATATCAGAAtcacttttttgttttttataatttgttaatgcatgaggaaatggtggaggtttatttgagtcatttacTATTTTAGATGATTTATCATTCACCATATTATTCTTAGAATTTAAGGTATCATCATTCTCAAAAGTATCAAGATTATCATCCTTACTCTTTGATTTTAAATGATCATTGTTTTCATTAATATATGGATCATTAACTATTTTACCACTTCTAAGgctaataacagattttatttgatcaattttttcattttttaattcttgattttgatttttaggATTAGGTTGAGGTTGAGATGgaaattttcctttttcatgaatattaagtgcagatgcaaatttcgCAAGAGTTTCTTTCAAATCATTCATAGATTGACTGTTTTgaatattgatagactcttgcttttggATAAATGCATGAATTACATCTGCAAAGTTTTTTCTTGGAGGTGTAACATAAGGAATATAACCTTGatgattttggttattttgaaaatattgttgtgacggttgtgcattattatcattcctccaactaaaattaggatgatttttccatcccggattatatgaTTGTGAAAAAGGatctagtattggttttttataattgttaacataatttgcttgttcatggagacattctttaaatgaaggtaatgttggacaatcttttgtagcatgatcatgtgtatcacatatatgacaaacaatttcttgaatactttttaattgaCCACTCTTTTTCATTTCTAATGACTCAATTTTTCTTGCTAAAGATGCAAGTTTAGCTTGAATATCTACATCATCTTTGAGATTATAGATACCACCCCCATTTGTTGAATTATTGTTTTTAGTTGTTGGTGGTTCTATTGTACCTATAttatcccaattttgagcattttctgctaatgaatccaaatattccatagcttcatttgggtttttatcttcaaaagttccattacacatgaattctatcatttgcctatctttaggtataAGACCTTCATAAAAGTGAGAAACTATTCTCCatgtttcaaaaccatgatgtgggcatgtattaagtaattctttatatctatcccaacattgataaaatgtttctccttgtttttgagaaaaagttgtaatttgccttttaaaagagtttgttcTATGGGAAGGGAAAATTTTTTTGAGAAATTGTTGTTGCATTTCTTCCCATGATCTTATTGAACTTGATCTTAAATTTTGTAGccatgttttagctttatcttttaaagaaaaagggaaaAGCTTTAATCGAACTATATCCATTCTACAATTTTGATCATTATAAGTGTTACAAACTTCCTCAAATTCTCTTAGATGCaaatatggattttcagaatctaagccatgaaaatttgGTAAAATTTGAATAATTTGAGGTTTAAAGTTGAAATTTGATGCGTCAGGAGGAAAAACTAAACAAGATGGGGCACTAGTTCTAATAGGGTTCATATGGTGCCTAAGTGTTCTTAATTGATCATGttcttgattattattattattattattattattattattattatcattatcttgattatttgaattatcatccatgtttaaattattttcagatACTCGAATAAGTCTACCACTTTTTTTTCGACTCCAAACACTCATACAAGTAAAAACACACAATActtataaataaaacataaataacaaatataaacttaatttatacctccccggcaacggcgccaaaaacttgttactacttaaataataattcacccaagtgtaggttgtctgcaagtaatatatttcgtaagtacgagatcgatccacagagaggttattttgagtttaaatttattaatttatagattaccaaatgcaagactgaagtttacaaattataaatattgtcaaggcttgaggatttattcttggtttatgtaatattatttaactaaaagtgaaacaaaagaaactaccataaataatggttccaagaaaattaaacacacacataatctaatatagttcccactatagaaaataccgaattaaccgatattttatatatggtacctatgattataattataactatataaataaataattgcataaattaaatgttaaattaaatcattatatttcatttagaacaaccggcagagccacgctattgcctaaatgaaatatattgatttaataagttagttgcggtaaagtaaaagttagttgcaataaagtaaatgttagttgcggaaaagtaaaagttagttgcaagaaagtaaatgttagatgcgaaaaataaaagttagttgcgaaaaagtaaatgttagattgttagatgttagtattaagtcataatatttcatttagaacaaccggcagagccacgctatcgcctaaatgaaatattatgatattattatataaatatacatatatatatctatatatatataataataagtgatgaaatatttattgtatcaaaattaaacaacaaatcaagataaccactttaatggtatcaagcatttgatgtaaattgataacaacaaataattcatttttatacctacaataaaaataagttagctaaatgaaaagagataaagaaataatatacaaaatataaacaatcttacttcaccaagaatgcatcctcttcaccttgacataatagatttagcttgccatgaacttacttttgatcaacactaaaatatcactcatagttgagaaaatgaaagaaaatatatttaaacttagaactttgatacacactcacactatattttacaatgagatagaatgattttcaagctagcacaaggcctctatttataggccaaatgaga is part of the Primulina eburnea isolate SZY01 chromosome 1, ASM2296580v1, whole genome shotgun sequence genome and encodes:
- the LOC140811918 gene encoding cytokinin riboside 5'-monophosphate phosphoribohydrolase LOG3-like, with the translated sequence MSTSTVSKIKNICVFCGSSAGKDSIYEDVAEKLGITLAKRKIHLVYGGGEVGLMGKVAKAAHAGGSEVLGIIPITLANLTGPTIGEEMQVDNMYERITQMIEHSDAFIALPGGFGTLEEIFHTVCWAQLNIHNKPIGLLNVNNYYDKLLSFLDDVVEQGFISLASRRMLVSATSEGELIDLLQGFSHEPDPFLSQLNWPTSKSKKRKFM